A single region of the Eremothecium gossypii ATCC 10895 chromosome V, complete sequence genome encodes:
- a CDS encoding AEL103Wp (Syntenic homolog of Saccharomyces cerevisiae YJL158C (CIS3), YKL164C (PIR1) and YKL163W (PIR3); Inverted gene duplication in Saccharomyces cerevisiae'): MQFKTTALSTLLYAAAYVAAQEENSSSWTTLSHTATYTGVAVTDYATTFGIAVQPITTSVSEAPKEHKEKPTSTCDGPVATAKPEIDVKVSACANEGTLRMTLTDGILYDGRGRIGAIVSNRQFQFDGPPPQAGSIYAKGWALTEEGNLALGDSDVFYQCLSGNFYNLYDQNIAPQCSPIKLQAIKLVDNC; encoded by the coding sequence ATGCAATTCAAGACTACCGCCCTTTCCACCCTTCTATACGCTGCTGCGTACGTTGCCGCGCAGGAGGAGAACTCCTCTAGCTGGACCACCTTGTCGCACACCGCCACCTACACCGGCGTTGCTGTGACGGACTACGCCACGACATTTGGCATTGCCGTGCAGCCAATCACCACCAGCGTGTCCGAGGCGCCAAAGGAGCACAAGGAGAAGCCTACCAGCACCTGCGACGGCCCAGTCGCGACCGCTAAGCCTGAGATCGACGTCAAGGtcagcgcctgcgccaACGAGGGCACCCTACGCATGACCTTGACCGACGGGATCTTGTACGACGGCCGCGGAAGAATCGGTGCCATCGTTTCCAACAGACAGTTCCAGTTTGACGGCCCACCACCACAGGCTGGCTCCATCTACGCCAAGGGTTGGGCCCTAACCGAGGAGGGCAACTTGGCCCTAGGTGACAGCGACGTCTTCTACCAGTGTCTGTCCGGCAACTTCTACAACCTATATGACCAGAACATCGCACCACAATGCTCTCCAATTAAGCTCCAGGCAATCAAATTGGTCGACAACTGCTGA